In Achromobacter spanius, the following proteins share a genomic window:
- a CDS encoding acyl-CoA dehydrogenase family protein, which translates to MDFSLPPELEATRLRVRAFVDRELIPLEADRGNYDAHENIDEALLDRVRAKAREAGLWALQMPRERGGQGLPMVGLAACYEEMNRSIFGPAAFNAAAPDDGNMRVLAQVARPDQQDRWLQPIIDGKVRSSFVMTEPSPGSGSDPSMMRTTATRKGDKWVINGRKWFITGAGAAQHFILIARTSDDTREGLSAFLFDASQPGWRIERRIPIMGPEEHGGHCELEFDGLEIPDENRLMNVGDGLKLTQIRLGPARLTHCMRWLGLARRAMEVAVDYVGERSSFGQKLADREGVQWLLGDAAMQIEIGRLLTMRAAVRLDQGAFARKEISMAKIVVSETLHKVVDTALQLNGARGYSKDTPLEWIYRYARQARLVDGASEVHKMVLARHLMDEGDAFWCWDEADAPRKALV; encoded by the coding sequence ATGGATTTTTCCCTGCCCCCCGAACTGGAAGCCACCCGCTTGCGGGTACGCGCGTTCGTCGACCGTGAACTGATTCCGCTGGAAGCCGACCGCGGCAACTACGATGCCCACGAGAACATAGACGAGGCCTTGTTGGACCGCGTGCGCGCCAAGGCCCGCGAGGCAGGTCTGTGGGCCTTGCAGATGCCGCGCGAGCGGGGCGGCCAGGGGCTGCCCATGGTGGGCCTGGCCGCCTGCTACGAGGAAATGAACCGTTCGATTTTTGGGCCGGCGGCCTTCAATGCCGCCGCACCCGATGACGGCAATATGCGCGTGCTGGCGCAAGTGGCGCGGCCCGATCAGCAAGACCGCTGGCTGCAACCCATTATCGACGGCAAGGTGCGCTCGTCTTTCGTGATGACCGAGCCCAGCCCCGGCAGTGGCTCAGACCCGTCCATGATGCGCACCACCGCCACCCGCAAGGGCGATAAATGGGTCATCAACGGCCGCAAATGGTTCATCACCGGGGCCGGCGCGGCGCAACACTTCATCCTGATCGCGCGCACGTCGGACGATACGCGCGAAGGTCTTTCCGCGTTCCTGTTCGATGCCAGCCAGCCGGGTTGGCGCATTGAGCGCCGCATACCGATCATGGGCCCCGAGGAACACGGGGGGCATTGCGAACTGGAATTCGACGGGCTTGAGATCCCCGACGAGAACCGCCTGATGAATGTGGGCGACGGCCTGAAGCTGACGCAGATTCGGCTTGGTCCCGCGCGCCTTACGCATTGCATGCGGTGGCTGGGCCTGGCGCGGCGGGCCATGGAGGTGGCGGTCGACTACGTGGGCGAGCGCAGCAGCTTCGGGCAGAAGCTGGCCGACCGCGAGGGCGTCCAGTGGCTCTTGGGCGACGCCGCCATGCAGATCGAAATCGGCCGGCTGCTCACCATGCGCGCGGCTGTGAGGCTGGATCAGGGGGCATTTGCGCGCAAGGAAATCTCCATGGCCAAGATCGTCGTATCAGAGACCTTGCATAAGGTCGTTGACACTGCGTTGCAGCTCAATGGTGCCCGTGGCTATTCAAAGGACACGCCGCTGGAATGGATCTATCGCTACGCGCGCCAGGCTCGCTTGGTGGATGGCGCGTCGGAGGTACACAAGATGGTGCTGGCGCGCCACCTGATGGATGAGGGCGACGCATTCTGGTGCTGGGACGAAGCGGATGCTCCGCGCAAGGCGCTGGTATGA
- a CDS encoding SDR family NAD(P)-dependent oxidoreductase: protein MFEDLKSKTALVTGAYSGLGRHFSLRLADAGVRVALCGRRTELGEDLAREIRAQGGQSCVAGMDVTRPDSVQAAFEQVESELGPVDIVVNNAGVAMTRAALDISEADWTGLIDVNLNGAWRVAQCAARHFHGRGRSGAIINIASILGQRVASHVAAYTAAKAGLLHLTRALALEWARHGIRVNALAPGYIGTDLNREFFATEAGAALIKRIPQRRLGRMEDLDGPLLLLASDASAYMTGAVIDVDGGHLTSSI, encoded by the coding sequence ATGTTTGAAGACCTGAAATCCAAAACTGCGCTGGTGACCGGCGCCTACAGCGGGTTGGGGCGCCACTTCTCGCTACGCCTGGCCGACGCCGGCGTGCGCGTGGCGCTATGCGGACGCCGCACCGAACTGGGCGAGGATCTGGCGCGCGAAATCCGCGCGCAGGGCGGTCAGTCCTGCGTGGCGGGCATGGATGTCACGCGGCCCGACAGCGTGCAGGCAGCATTCGAGCAGGTGGAAAGCGAGCTGGGGCCGGTGGATATCGTCGTTAACAATGCCGGCGTTGCCATGACGCGCGCGGCGCTCGATATCTCGGAAGCGGACTGGACGGGACTGATCGACGTCAATCTCAACGGCGCCTGGCGTGTCGCCCAATGCGCGGCGCGCCACTTCCACGGCCGTGGCAGGTCGGGCGCCATTATCAATATCGCTTCCATCCTGGGCCAGCGCGTGGCCTCGCATGTTGCCGCCTACACCGCCGCCAAGGCTGGCCTGTTGCATCTGACCCGAGCGCTGGCGCTGGAATGGGCGCGCCATGGTATTCGCGTCAACGCGCTGGCTCCTGGCTACATCGGCACGGACCTGAACCGCGAGTTCTTTGCCACGGAGGCCGGGGCGGCGCTGATCAAGCGTATCCCGCAGCGCCGCCTGGGCCGCATGGAAGACCTGGACGGCCCCTTGTTGCTGCTGGCCTCCGACGCCTCCGCCTACATGACCGGCGCCGTCATCGACGTGGACGGCGGCCACCTGACAAGTTCTATCTGA
- a CDS encoding AtuA-related protein → MRVTLRQIAHTRSGDKGNTSNIAVIAYEPDFYPHIKQALSAQALRVIYNEQAVLGPITRYEVDGLCVLNFVLEGALGGGVSRSLALDNYGKSLASAVLRFELDVPDVLSPLLRGPGKGRTPATLDQGA, encoded by the coding sequence ATGCGGGTCACCTTACGTCAAATTGCGCATACACGTTCCGGCGACAAGGGCAACACCTCGAACATTGCGGTGATTGCCTACGAGCCGGATTTCTATCCCCACATCAAGCAGGCGCTCAGCGCGCAGGCGCTGCGTGTCATCTACAACGAGCAAGCGGTGCTGGGCCCGATCACGCGCTACGAGGTCGATGGCCTGTGCGTGCTGAATTTCGTGCTGGAAGGCGCGCTGGGCGGCGGAGTCTCGCGCAGCCTGGCGCTCGACAACTACGGCAAGTCCCTGGCCAGCGCCGTGCTGCGTTTCGAGTTGGACGTGCCGGACGTTTTGTCGCCGCTGTTGCGCGGGCCGGGCAAGGGTCGGACGCCCGCCACCTTGGACCAAGGAGCCTAG
- a CDS encoding acyclic terpene utilization AtuA family protein, translated as MKNNATTLRIGSGAGWWGDRIDPARWNAERGELDFLCFETMAEATVSAAQVRKRRDPAFPGYDTWLDDRMRAVLPHCMKRGTRIISNQGWINPRGAAQRIAELCAEAGWSHARVAAVSATDLSATIAASGATIMESGAPVASIADSLISAEPYAGAAAIVQALDQGADIVVTGRVADPSLFLAPMMHHFGWRDDDWDRLGQGSGIGHLLECGAQVTGGYFSDPGYKDVPQPWNLAFPYADVQADGTADIGKVDGTGGCIDLRTVKEQMFYEVHDPARYITPDVVVDFTGASLVQTGPDRVRVSGIAGHPRTSTLKVSLGCAEGYIGEDMFFFAGPGCLDKARLAETILRERLRIVGLRADALRIDFIGVNAVHGAASSPSACEPAEVAVRIAARSGSRAEAEKIGREVDGMAVCGLASTGKRVPHQDRVREVIGLWSALTPRESVQCTIDFV; from the coding sequence ATGAAGAACAACGCGACAACACTGCGTATCGGCTCGGGTGCCGGTTGGTGGGGCGACCGCATCGACCCGGCGCGCTGGAACGCCGAGCGTGGCGAGCTGGATTTCCTGTGCTTCGAAACCATGGCCGAAGCGACGGTCTCGGCGGCCCAGGTGCGCAAGCGCCGCGACCCCGCGTTTCCTGGTTATGACACCTGGCTGGACGACCGCATGCGTGCCGTGCTGCCGCACTGCATGAAGCGTGGCACACGCATCATCTCCAACCAGGGGTGGATCAACCCGCGTGGCGCGGCCCAACGTATCGCCGAGCTGTGCGCCGAGGCGGGTTGGTCGCACGCTCGCGTCGCGGCGGTCAGCGCCACCGACCTTAGCGCCACCATCGCCGCCAGCGGCGCCACGATCATGGAAAGCGGCGCGCCCGTGGCCTCGATCGCGGACAGCCTGATCTCAGCGGAACCCTACGCGGGCGCTGCCGCCATCGTCCAGGCCCTGGACCAAGGCGCCGACATCGTCGTCACCGGCCGGGTGGCGGATCCGTCGCTTTTCCTGGCGCCGATGATGCATCACTTTGGATGGCGCGATGATGACTGGGACAGGTTGGGGCAGGGCAGCGGCATCGGTCATCTGTTGGAGTGCGGCGCGCAGGTCACCGGCGGCTACTTCAGTGATCCTGGCTACAAAGACGTGCCGCAGCCGTGGAACCTGGCCTTTCCTTATGCGGATGTGCAAGCCGATGGCACCGCCGATATCGGCAAGGTGGACGGCACAGGCGGCTGCATCGACCTGCGCACGGTGAAAGAACAGATGTTCTACGAAGTCCACGACCCGGCGCGCTACATCACGCCGGACGTGGTGGTGGATTTCACCGGCGCGAGCCTGGTGCAAACCGGCCCGGACCGCGTGCGGGTGAGCGGCATAGCGGGGCATCCGCGCACGTCGACGCTCAAGGTGTCGCTGGGATGTGCCGAGGGCTATATTGGCGAAGACATGTTCTTTTTCGCCGGACCGGGCTGTCTGGACAAGGCGCGCCTGGCGGAAACCATTCTGCGCGAACGCCTGCGCATTGTGGGCTTGCGCGCCGATGCACTGCGCATCGACTTCATCGGCGTCAACGCGGTGCATGGCGCCGCGTCATCGCCCTCCGCGTGCGAACCGGCCGAGGTGGCGGTGCGCATTGCCGCCCGCAGCGGCTCTCGGGCGGAAGCCGAGAAGATCGGGCGCGAGGTCGACGGCATGGCGGTATGCGGGTTGGCCTCCACCGGCAAACGCGTGCCGCACCAGGATCGGGTCCGTGAGGTCATCGGCCTGTGGTCGGCGCTGACACCGCGTGAATCCGTGCAATGCACCATCGATTTCGTTTGA
- a CDS encoding Bug family tripartite tricarboxylate transporter substrate binding protein: MHRFVLLVAAALALSTTPAIHAQAISDWPTRPITLVVPFPAGGTTDLLARLVAREASAGLGQSIVVENRPGAGGGIGAAAVARAKPDGYTLLMGTVGTQASNQFLYAQLPYDAARDFAPVTLLANSPNVLLVNPKVGVNSVAQLLDLARRNPGSLNFASTSLGGSPHLSGELFNSMAQVDVRHVPYKGSAPAMTDLIGGQVQLMYDNLPSAMGQIKSGAVKALAVTTATRVPMLPDVPTVAESGLPGYEVNAWFGLLAPAGTPAPIIARLQAVVADAMQDASLRGQVEALGAIPVANTPEDYAAIIRADTDKWRTVIRQAGIHAQ, translated from the coding sequence ATGCACAGATTCGTCCTTCTGGTCGCAGCGGCGCTAGCCCTGTCGACCACTCCTGCCATCCATGCCCAAGCCATCAGCGACTGGCCGACGCGGCCCATTACGCTAGTGGTGCCTTTTCCGGCTGGCGGCACCACCGATCTGCTGGCGCGGCTGGTCGCGCGCGAGGCAAGTGCCGGTCTGGGGCAGAGCATCGTGGTGGAAAATCGGCCGGGCGCCGGCGGCGGCATCGGCGCGGCCGCGGTGGCGCGGGCCAAGCCCGACGGCTACACGCTGTTGATGGGCACGGTCGGCACGCAGGCCAGCAACCAGTTCCTGTACGCCCAGCTTCCTTACGACGCCGCACGCGATTTTGCGCCGGTCACCTTGCTGGCCAACTCACCCAACGTGCTGCTGGTGAATCCCAAGGTCGGTGTGAACAGCGTGGCGCAACTGCTTGATCTCGCGCGCCGCAACCCGGGCAGCCTGAACTTCGCGTCCACCAGTCTGGGCGGATCTCCACACCTGTCGGGGGAACTCTTCAACAGCATGGCGCAAGTGGATGTCCGCCATGTGCCGTACAAGGGTTCGGCCCCTGCAATGACCGACTTGATCGGTGGCCAGGTGCAATTGATGTACGACAACTTGCCCTCGGCCATGGGTCAGATCAAGTCGGGCGCCGTGAAGGCCTTGGCCGTGACCACGGCGACGCGCGTGCCGATGCTGCCGGATGTACCCACGGTGGCGGAATCCGGGCTGCCCGGCTACGAGGTGAATGCCTGGTTCGGTCTGCTGGCGCCGGCAGGCACGCCCGCGCCGATCATCGCGCGCCTGCAAGCGGTCGTGGCCGACGCCATGCAGGACGCATCGTTGCGCGGACAGGTCGAGGCGCTGGGCGCGATTCCCGTCGCCAATACGCCGGAAGACTACGCCGCCATTATCCGCGCCGACACCGACAAATGGCGCACGGTCATACGCCAGGCCGGCATCCACGCGCAGTAA
- a CDS encoding acetate--CoA ligase family protein: MASVLTGEAGLARLLHPASIAIVGASDNPDKIGGRPIHYMRRHGYAGTLYPINPQRAEVQGERAWPSLAALPVAPDLAIVAVAGEQAVQAVDQCAELGVAAAIVISAGFSETGPAGRALQDAMTARARAAGLRIVGPNSQGLANFGNGAIASFSTMFMEVEPEDGPVAVISQSGGMCAMVYGLLRQRGIGVRHVHATGNEADVSVSELACATLRDPEVGIVLLYLESLREAGPLAQAAAMARARGVPLIVVKAGRSEAGARAAASHTGALANEDRAVDAFLEHHGILRARDPQELVRYAELALRSPLPQGPRVVVVSNSGASCVLASDAAADRGLDIAPLNIATQRALAERLPGFATTVNPVDITAALLSNNGLFGQVLPVIGADPAADMFLLDIPVAGRGYDVDSFAADAADFARSASKPVTVVAWQENVAKVFRARGLPVYADEMQAMDAMAALFRLRRLRERSSLAAPAAPQGQIASCLAPGVAGGFLSEAESLALLARAGLAVVAHAVCRDADEAVAAWRRMGAPVALKACSAQLPHKSEHGLVALGLNDEAALRTALSQQAQTLAGLGVRDGVWLVARMQRGLHECALGARMDPVLGPVVMIGSGGKYVEALRDVAVLMPPFDTDQVIEKLRGLRIGALLRGVRGDPPADIPALAVQAVALGRYVLSAGSRLASIDINPVLVGAMGQGAVALDALVEINGSSLSVPGLAA, encoded by the coding sequence ATGGCTTCTGTACTTACCGGTGAAGCAGGCCTTGCACGGCTGCTTCACCCGGCCTCTATCGCCATCGTCGGCGCGTCTGACAACCCGGACAAGATCGGCGGCCGACCCATACATTACATGCGGCGTCACGGCTATGCGGGCACGCTGTACCCGATCAATCCACAACGTGCCGAGGTCCAGGGCGAACGCGCCTGGCCCAGCCTGGCCGCGTTGCCCGTTGCGCCGGACCTTGCGATCGTGGCGGTGGCGGGAGAACAGGCCGTACAGGCCGTGGACCAATGCGCGGAATTGGGCGTGGCCGCCGCCATCGTCATTTCGGCGGGCTTTTCGGAAACCGGGCCGGCGGGTCGCGCGCTGCAAGATGCAATGACGGCACGGGCGCGCGCCGCCGGCCTGCGCATCGTGGGCCCGAATTCGCAAGGCCTGGCCAATTTCGGCAACGGCGCCATCGCCAGCTTCTCGACCATGTTCATGGAGGTGGAGCCGGAAGATGGGCCCGTGGCGGTCATCAGCCAAAGCGGCGGCATGTGCGCCATGGTGTACGGCCTGCTGCGCCAGCGCGGCATCGGCGTGCGGCATGTGCATGCCACCGGCAACGAGGCCGACGTCTCGGTCTCGGAACTGGCCTGCGCGACGCTACGCGACCCGGAAGTGGGCATCGTGCTGCTGTACCTTGAGTCGCTGCGTGAGGCTGGGCCGCTAGCCCAGGCCGCCGCGATGGCGCGGGCGCGTGGCGTGCCGTTGATCGTGGTCAAGGCAGGGCGGTCCGAGGCGGGCGCCCGCGCCGCGGCCTCGCATACCGGCGCCTTGGCCAACGAAGACCGGGCCGTGGATGCGTTCCTTGAGCATCACGGCATCCTCCGGGCGCGCGATCCGCAGGAGCTTGTGCGCTACGCCGAACTGGCCCTGCGCAGCCCGCTGCCGCAGGGCCCTCGGGTGGTAGTGGTCAGCAATTCAGGCGCCAGTTGCGTGCTGGCCTCGGATGCCGCCGCGGATCGGGGGCTGGACATCGCCCCCTTGAACATCGCCACCCAGCGGGCGCTGGCCGAACGCCTGCCCGGCTTTGCCACCACCGTAAATCCCGTGGACATCACCGCGGCACTGCTGTCGAACAACGGCCTGTTTGGCCAGGTGCTGCCGGTGATAGGCGCCGACCCGGCCGCCGACATGTTCCTGTTGGACATCCCGGTGGCGGGCCGTGGCTACGACGTGGACTCGTTCGCGGCCGATGCGGCGGACTTTGCCCGGTCGGCGTCCAAGCCGGTCACCGTGGTTGCCTGGCAGGAGAACGTTGCCAAGGTCTTCCGCGCGCGCGGCCTGCCGGTGTACGCCGACGAAATGCAGGCGATGGATGCCATGGCGGCGCTGTTTCGACTGCGCCGGCTGCGCGAGCGCAGCAGCCTCGCCGCGCCCGCCGCGCCGCAAGGCCAGATTGCGAGCTGCCTGGCGCCCGGCGTGGCTGGTGGTTTTTTGTCTGAGGCCGAGAGCCTGGCTTTACTGGCCCGGGCCGGACTGGCCGTTGTGGCGCATGCTGTCTGTCGCGACGCCGATGAGGCGGTGGCGGCATGGCGGCGTATGGGCGCGCCGGTGGCCCTGAAGGCTTGCTCGGCGCAATTGCCGCACAAGTCGGAACATGGCTTGGTGGCGCTGGGACTGAATGATGAAGCGGCGCTGCGGACAGCGCTGTCGCAACAGGCGCAAACCCTGGCCGGCCTGGGGGTGCGCGACGGCGTCTGGCTGGTGGCGCGAATGCAGCGCGGCCTGCACGAATGCGCGCTGGGCGCGCGGATGGATCCGGTGCTGGGACCCGTCGTCATGATCGGCAGTGGTGGCAAGTATGTCGAGGCGCTGCGCGACGTGGCGGTGCTGATGCCGCCGTTCGACACCGATCAGGTCATCGAAAAATTGCGTGGCCTGCGCATCGGCGCGCTGTTGCGGGGTGTGCGCGGCGATCCGCCCGCGGATATCCCGGCCTTGGCGGTGCAGGCCGTGGCGCTTGGCCGCTACGTGCTGTCCGCCGGATCTCGGCTGGCTTCGATCGATATCAACCCTGTGCTGGTTGGCGCCATGGGGCAGGGGGCGGTGGCGCTGGATGCGCTTGTCGAAATCAATGGAAGCAGCTTATCGGTGCCAGGCCTTGCAGCCTGA
- a CDS encoding tripartite tricarboxylate transporter substrate binding protein: MRAIAAWRTALAVISLAAATAAAAQDWPDKSITLVVPYPPGGPTDIVARVVAQGLGDELKQTIIVDNRSGAGGNIGADMVAKSTPDGYTLLMATTAHAINMSLFKNLNYDTRKSFAPLSLLTQGPLVIVARPDLPASNVRELIALAKATPDKLSFASSGNGQSTHLAAELFDAMAGVRMVHVPYRGSAPALTDVMGGQADVMFDTMLSSMPYVKGGKLKALAITGATRSAAAPDVPTVAEAGLPGYEATAWNGLLAPVGTPDAVVQRLSSALHKVLERPDIKQKFAAQGFASAWMTPADTARFLDAEIGKWASVVKTSGATVN, encoded by the coding sequence ATGCGCGCAATCGCAGCATGGCGCACGGCCCTGGCCGTGATTTCCCTGGCGGCGGCCACCGCCGCGGCCGCTCAGGACTGGCCTGACAAGTCCATCACCCTCGTGGTTCCCTATCCCCCGGGAGGCCCCACCGACATCGTGGCCCGCGTCGTGGCGCAGGGCCTGGGCGACGAGCTCAAGCAAACCATCATCGTCGACAATCGTTCCGGCGCCGGCGGCAACATCGGCGCCGACATGGTCGCCAAAAGCACTCCCGACGGCTATACGCTGCTGATGGCGACCACCGCCCACGCCATCAATATGTCGCTGTTCAAGAACTTGAACTACGACACGCGCAAGAGCTTCGCGCCGTTGTCCTTGTTGACCCAAGGGCCACTGGTTATCGTCGCCCGGCCGGACCTGCCCGCCTCCAATGTGCGCGAGCTGATCGCGCTGGCCAAGGCCACACCCGACAAGCTCAGCTTCGCCTCGTCCGGCAATGGGCAGTCCACCCACCTGGCGGCAGAGTTGTTCGACGCCATGGCCGGCGTGCGCATGGTGCATGTGCCGTACCGGGGCAGCGCGCCCGCACTGACCGACGTCATGGGCGGGCAGGCCGACGTCATGTTCGACACGATGCTGTCATCAATGCCCTATGTGAAGGGTGGAAAGCTCAAGGCGCTTGCCATCACCGGCGCGACACGCTCGGCTGCCGCGCCTGACGTGCCGACGGTGGCCGAGGCTGGGCTGCCGGGGTATGAAGCCACCGCCTGGAATGGCCTGCTGGCGCCGGTCGGCACGCCCGACGCGGTGGTGCAGCGGCTTAGCAGCGCGTTGCACAAAGTGTTGGAACGTCCCGATATCAAGCAAAAGTTTGCGGCGCAGGGCTTCGCCTCCGCCTGGATGACGCCCGCCGACACGGCCCGCTTTCTGGACGCCGAGATCGGCAAATGGGCAAGCGTCGTCAAGACTTCCGGGGCGACGGTCAACTGA
- a CDS encoding Zn-ribbon domain-containing OB-fold protein, whose product MNTHGALELQRCDDCGAWWALRPYACASCGGTSLKWRHSGGVGVVLARTDVHRAPDEFWRRHVPYTLVLVRLEEGAVLMGHADTGVAIGQEVVGRAMRIDGRALLGFEARRPP is encoded by the coding sequence ATGAACACGCACGGCGCGTTGGAATTGCAGCGTTGCGACGATTGCGGTGCTTGGTGGGCCTTGCGCCCCTATGCCTGCGCGTCCTGCGGCGGCACGTCCTTGAAATGGCGTCACAGCGGCGGGGTGGGCGTGGTCCTGGCGCGCACCGACGTGCATCGCGCGCCCGACGAATTCTGGCGTCGGCATGTGCCTTACACGCTGGTTCTGGTGCGCCTTGAGGAGGGCGCGGTACTGATGGGCCATGCCGACACCGGCGTGGCCATTGGCCAGGAAGTCGTGGGCCGCGCGATGCGCATCGACGGCCGCGCATTGCTGGGTTTCGAGGCGCGCCGGCCGCCTTGA
- a CDS encoding thiolase family protein has protein sequence MLDRRHAYLLAAVTTRFGRHEGRSALDLMAEAANDALAQAGVPRGDIDGVLCGYATTYPHLMLATLLSEKLGLDPHYAHGMQMGGATGAAMVMLARELVRSGRCRRLLVVAGENRLTGQPVDASIQTLAQVGEADTEVPNGASVPAYYALLASRYMHLTGTRREDLAELAVLMRRHAAGHACSHLAEPISVEQVMASRPISTPLHLLDCCPISDGAVALLISTDDGPVRISGAGQAHRHQHLSALNDVEDTGAARAWQRARLDASIEPGQIDYLGIYDSFTITLAMLLEELGYAPRGGAAQRVRRGDFNAAGPLPLNTHGGLLSFGHSGVAGGMAHVAEAWTQLAGRGGARQAARRRCALVHADGGVLSAHVSLVLQAEDAR, from the coding sequence ATGCTTGATCGCCGCCACGCCTACTTGCTTGCCGCCGTCACCACGCGATTCGGTCGCCATGAAGGGCGTTCGGCCTTGGACCTGATGGCCGAGGCCGCCAATGATGCGCTGGCGCAAGCCGGCGTGCCGCGCGGCGATATCGACGGCGTGCTGTGTGGCTACGCCACCACGTACCCGCATTTGATGCTGGCCACGCTACTCAGTGAAAAGCTGGGCCTGGACCCTCACTATGCCCATGGCATGCAGATGGGCGGCGCGACCGGCGCGGCCATGGTCATGCTGGCCCGCGAGCTGGTACGCTCGGGCCGTTGCCGCCGCCTGTTGGTAGTGGCCGGCGAGAACCGATTGACAGGGCAGCCGGTCGACGCCTCCATCCAGACCTTGGCGCAGGTCGGCGAAGCCGACACAGAAGTGCCCAATGGCGCCTCGGTGCCCGCCTATTACGCGCTGCTGGCGTCCCGCTACATGCACCTTACCGGCACGCGCCGCGAAGACCTGGCCGAGCTTGCCGTGCTGATGCGGCGCCACGCCGCCGGCCACGCCTGCTCGCACTTGGCGGAGCCCATCAGCGTGGAACAGGTGATGGCTTCGCGGCCCATCTCCACGCCGTTGCACCTGCTCGATTGCTGCCCAATCTCGGATGGCGCGGTGGCGCTGCTCATCAGCACGGACGATGGCCCGGTGCGCATCAGCGGCGCGGGCCAGGCGCATCGCCACCAGCACCTGTCGGCGCTGAACGACGTCGAAGACACCGGCGCCGCGCGCGCCTGGCAGCGCGCTCGCCTTGATGCCAGCATCGAACCCGGCCAGATCGATTACCTGGGCATCTACGATTCCTTCACCATCACGCTGGCCATGCTGCTTGAAGAGCTGGGCTACGCGCCGCGCGGTGGGGCCGCGCAACGGGTGCGGCGCGGAGATTTCAATGCTGCTGGGCCGCTGCCGCTCAATACGCATGGCGGACTGTTGTCCTTCGGGCATTCCGGCGTGGCCGGCGGCATGGCGCATGTTGCCGAGGCCTGGACCCAACTGGCGGGCCGTGGCGGGGCACGCCAGGCGGCCAGGCGCCGTTGTGCGTTGGTGCATGCCGACGGCGGTGTGCTGTCGGCCCACGTCAGCCTGGTGCTGCAAGCGGAGGACGCCCGATGA
- a CDS encoding IclR family transcriptional regulator yields the protein MPSQETSLVSATKKVCRVLASLSSRRVQRLTDIAQAAQLDVSTALRILKDLEAEGFVERDPVSKHYMLGPQIYAMHHAMVDGLDLRGLARASLIRLARKFGDTVILSMPTGWESVCLDLCFGDYPIRANYLDVGSRRPLGVGAGSLALLAALDESEAHAVLPPVRQWLRDRYPNYPAQVMDRMTARARKAGHSMLLDVVVDKMGGLGVAVRGPSGRAIAALSVAALSDRIRSRETELAQALTAEARAIERAWMPHA from the coding sequence ATGCCATCCCAGGAAACGAGCCTAGTCTCTGCTACGAAAAAGGTCTGCCGCGTACTGGCCAGCCTGTCCAGCCGGCGCGTCCAGCGCCTGACGGATATTGCCCAGGCGGCGCAGCTGGATGTCTCCACGGCCCTGCGCATCCTGAAGGACCTGGAAGCCGAGGGTTTCGTGGAGCGAGACCCGGTCAGCAAGCACTACATGCTGGGACCGCAGATCTACGCCATGCACCACGCTATGGTCGATGGCCTGGATTTGCGCGGCTTGGCGCGCGCCTCGCTGATCCGTCTTGCCCGCAAGTTCGGCGACACCGTCATCCTGTCCATGCCCACCGGCTGGGAGTCCGTTTGCCTGGATCTGTGTTTCGGCGATTACCCGATACGCGCCAACTACCTGGATGTGGGCAGCCGGCGTCCGCTGGGCGTCGGCGCGGGCAGTCTGGCGCTGTTGGCCGCGTTGGATGAGAGCGAGGCGCATGCCGTGCTGCCGCCCGTGCGTCAGTGGCTGCGCGACCGCTACCCGAACTACCCGGCCCAAGTGATGGACCGGATGACGGCCCGCGCCCGCAAGGCCGGCCATTCGATGCTATTGGACGTGGTGGTGGACAAGATGGGTGGCCTGGGCGTGGCCGTGCGTGGTCCCAGCGGACGCGCCATTGCCGCGCTCAGCGTGGCGGCGCTTAGCGACCGCATCCGATCGCGTGAAACAGAACTGGCGCAGGCGCTCACTGCCGAGGCGCGCGCCATCGAACGCGCGTGGATGCCTCATGCTTGA